The following are from one region of the bacterium genome:
- a CDS encoding argininosuccinate synthase translates to MAKKIVVAYSGGLDTSIIIHWLKNKYNAEIIAYTSDLGQGEYLEPLKEKAIKTGASKIYIEDLREEFVRDYVFPSLRACALYENKYPLATALGRPLIAKRLLEIAKKEKADAVAHGCTGKGNDQVRFEATFAALNPAIKVIAPLREWELKSREEEIDYAIKYKISVDITKKSPYSIDRNLWGVAIECGSLEDPWKEPPEDAYQITTSPSETPNEPRCVEIYFEKGIPKKIKWKDCWKILDRAGSIETLNTFGGHYGVGRIDMVENRLVGIKSREIYEAPAAVILHNAHNALEELVLDRETMHFKEIISQKYAEIIYYGLWHSSLKEALDEFVNKTQENVTGTVKVKLYKGTCTVVGRKSKFSLYSKNLATYTSKDTFDHKSAKGFIDIWSLPLKVKALLKKNR, encoded by the coding sequence ATGGCAAAAAAAATTGTAGTTGCATATTCAGGAGGGCTTGATACTTCTATTATAATTCACTGGCTAAAGAATAAATACAACGCAGAGATTATTGCATATACTTCAGACCTTGGGCAAGGTGAATATCTAGAGCCGCTTAAAGAAAAGGCAATAAAAACAGGCGCTTCCAAGATATATATTGAAGATTTACGAGAAGAATTTGTTAGAGATTATGTATTTCCTTCTCTGAGAGCATGCGCACTATATGAGAACAAATATCCTCTGGCGACTGCATTAGGCCGTCCTCTTATTGCAAAAAGACTTTTAGAAATTGCAAAGAAAGAAAAAGCTGACGCAGTGGCACATGGATGCACTGGCAAAGGCAATGATCAGGTCAGATTTGAGGCGACCTTTGCAGCATTAAATCCAGCCATAAAAGTAATTGCGCCGTTGCGAGAATGGGAACTTAAATCAAGAGAGGAAGAGATAGATTATGCAATAAAATATAAAATTTCTGTCGATATTACAAAGAAAAGTCCTTACAGCATTGACAGGAATCTCTGGGGAGTAGCAATTGAATGTGGATCTCTTGAGGATCCTTGGAAAGAACCCCCTGAAGATGCATATCAGATTACAACATCGCCTTCAGAAACGCCGAACGAACCAAGATGTGTAGAGATCTATTTTGAAAAAGGGATCCCTAAAAAAATAAAATGGAAAGACTGTTGGAAAATTCTGGACCGTGCGGGATCAATTGAAACTCTAAATACATTCGGTGGACATTACGGTGTTGGTAGAATAGATATGGTTGAAAACCGGCTCGTAGGAATTAAATCCAGAGAAATATATGAGGCTCCTGCAGCAGTTATTCTCCATAATGCTCATAACGCTCTTGAAGAACTAGTTCTTGACAGAGAAACCATGCATTTTAAGGAAATCATCTCTCAGAAATATGCAGAAATAATATACTATGGACTATGGCATTCTTCATTAAAAGAAGCTCTGGATGAATTTGTTAATAAAACACAGGAAAATGTGACAGGTACAGTAAAGGTAAAACTTTATAAAGGCACCTGTACCGTTGTAGGACGAAAATCAAAGTTCTCCCTGTACAGTAAAAACCTTGCCACTTACACCTCTAAAGATACATTTGACCACAAATCTGCAAAGGGATTTATTGATATCTGGAGCCTTCCGCTGAAGGTTAAGGCATTGCTTAAAAAAAATAGATAG